A genome region from Triticum aestivum cultivar Chinese Spring chromosome 2B, IWGSC CS RefSeq v2.1, whole genome shotgun sequence includes the following:
- the LOC123044082 gene encoding ras-related protein RABA5a, with the protein MAYGGDEQQSQDYLFKIVLLGDSSVGKSNLLARFARNEFFPKSKSTIGVEFQTQKLVIDGKEIKAQIWDTAGQERFRAVTSAYYRGAVGALLVYDITRRQTFDSVGRWLNELHAHSDMNVVTILIGNKTDLKHAREVSTAEGKALAEAQGLFFMETSALDSSNVTAAFQTIVKEIYSILSRKVFQSQEQKKSELQSLSNGKAVVLQNDAPSDTSGGGRWCCSS; encoded by the exons ATGGCTTATGGTGGAGATGAGCAGCAAAGCCAGGATTATCTATTCAAAATTGTTCTGCTTGGTGACTCTTCTGTTGGCAAATCAAATTTGCTAGCCAGATTTGCTAGGAATGAGTTCTTTCCAAAGTCCAAGTCCACAATAGGAGTGGAATTCCAGACCCAGAAATTGGTGATAGATGGAAAGGAAATTAAAGCTCAGATATGGGACACAGCAGGACAAGAACGTTTCAGAGCAGTCACATCTGCCTACTACAGAGGAGCCGTTGGAGCTCTTCTGGTTTATGATATTACCAGGCGCCAGACATTTGACAGTGTTGGCCGATGGCTTAATGAACTGCATG CTCATTCCGACATGAACGTCGTCACAATTCTGATTGGCAACAAGACCGACCTCAAGCATGCGCGGGAGGTGAGCACCGCGGAAGGCAAAGCCCTGGCCGAGGCCCAGGGCCTCTTCTTCATGGAAACCTCGGCTCTGGACTCGTCGAACGTCACAGCAGCTTTCCAGACCATAGTCAAGGAGATCTACAGCATACTAAGCAGGAAGGTGTTCCAATCTCAAGAGCAGAAGAAAAGCGAGCTGCAGTCGCTAAGTAACGGGAAAGCCGTGGTGCTGCAGAACGACGCCCCCAGCGACACAAGCGGTGGCGGGAGGTGGTGCTGTTCGTCGTAG